The following are from one region of the Oncorhynchus tshawytscha isolate Ot180627B linkage group LG24, Otsh_v2.0, whole genome shotgun sequence genome:
- the LOC112223665 gene encoding epidermal growth factor receptor kinase substrate 8-like protein 1: MMTDVSRYLINHLVTFSLQDGEVNSVDEAQSRLSRLARAEKLWSQQIVLEISPEALRLRDTQSQDELEKYPVSSIHRCDAIFTEKRFPSLLLLVCQSAPLIKPDVLFFNCETVRAEQIRDDITRAVSGYSSRSKKRPEALRLHPIDPVLPQNTKAAMMDPYGIPSPPIPHAPNAPPANPPPYPGIRANGVNSGQQPDSSFLRAEKEVGILNHCFDDIEVFMAKLQQTAEAASVLSQRKKKKKSRKQTAEEDLLTAKARPPPEEEFMDIFQKLKYCFSLLARLKSSISNPSSEELLHHVFKPLDMLVRTTGGPALGASVTSPALTNSAVTLLQDNLSEEERLLWTALGPHWTLPRSQLKGPVAPYTPVFLDGWKPEASRADRQVYEDPVESQHKHEALREKQELQPTQPVGPPVTPKSNEMDSSVLPPEGERMYSCSYDFVARNNSELSVQQGDTLEVVESSKRWWKCRNRFNEVGFVPFNILEPMAHIDSPVTMREPKPPVSPALAKTHIPPSPPAFNPSSLTPSPSAHHRPRPLSYNQYSQHIPAGDDADKVMMVNDELLQRLTNGKANLNKPLVIPRSSDTLVPLDYNSPPEEVEQWLRGKGFSETTVTLLGKLTGALLFSLNKEDLRQVLPDEGARVYSQLTVQKALLEDARKATELEAVMEKQKMKMDLKLESSTL, encoded by the exons ATGATGACAGACGTCTCACGATATCTTATCAAT CACCTGGTGACGTTCTCCCTGCAGGATGGGGAGGTGAATAGTGTGGATGAGGCCCAGTCTCGTCTGTCCCGACTGGCCCGAGCGGAGAAGCTGTGGAGCCAGCAGATAGTTCTGGAGATTAGCCCTGAGGCCCTCCgactcagagacacacagagccag GATGAGTTGGAGAAGTATCCAGTTTCATCTATCCATCGCTGTGACGCCATCTTCACTGAGAAACGATTTCCATCCCTCCTGTTACTCGTTTGCCAAAGCGCACCTCTGATAAAGCCTGACGTTCTCTTCTTCAACTGTGAGACCGTAAGG GCAGAGCAAATTCGTGACGACATCACAAGGGCAGTGTCAGGTTACTCATCGAGGTCCAAGAAGCGCCCAGAGGCCCTCAG ACTTCATCCGATAGACCCCGTTCTTCCTCAAAATACCAAAGCAGCGATGATGGACCCCTACGGAATTCCGAGTCCCCCCATTCCACATGCTCCCAATGCCCCGCCTGCCAACCCTCCACCCTACCCAGGAATCAGAG CGAATGGCGTCAACAGCGGGCAACAACCTGATAGCTCTTTTCTACGAGCTGAGAAAGAAGTG GGGATCCTTAATCACTGTTTCGATGACATTGAGGTCTTCATGGCAAAGCTCCAACAGACTGCAGAAGCTGCCTCGGTTTTAAgccagaggaagaagaagaagaaaagtcgCAAGCAAACAGCAGAGG AGGACTTGCTTACTGCAAAAGCTCGCCCTCCACCTGAAGAAGAATTCATGGACATCTTCCAAAAATTGAAATACTGCTTCAGCCTACTG GCTCGTCTCAAGTCTTCCATCTCCAACCCATCCTCAGAGGAGCTGCTCCACCATGTGTTCAAACCTCTGGATATG CTGGTGAGGACTACCGGGGGCCCTGCCCTAGGGGCCTCAGTGACCAGTCCTGCCCTGACCAACTCAGCCGTAACCCTGCTTCAAGACAACCTGTCTGAGGAGGAGAGGCTGCTATGGACGGCTCTGGGGCCCCACTGGACACTCCCACG ttcccAGCTCAAAGGGCCAGTGGCCCCATACACACCGGTATTTCTGGACGGGTGGAAGCCAGAGGCCTCCAGGGCAGACAGGCAGGTTTATGAGGATCCAGTTGAGTCACAACACAAACATGAAGCCCTGAGAGAAAAACAAGAG TTGCAGCCTACTCAGCCAGTTGGACCTCCAGTCACCCCTAAGAGCAATGAAAT GGATAGCAGTGTCCTACCCCccgagggagagaggatgtacAGTTGCAGCTATGACTTTGTGGCCCGCAACAACAGTGAGCTGTCAGTACAACAGGGAGATACACTGGAG GTCGTGGAGTCTTCCAAACGCTGGTGGAAGTGTCGTAATCGCTTCAACGAGGTTGGCTTTGTCCCATTCAACATCCTAGAGCCAATGGCTCACATAGACAGCCCTGTCACCATGAGAGAACCTAAG CCTCCGGTCTCACCTGCCCTGGCCAAGACTCACATTCCTCCCAGCCCTCCAGCCTTTAACCCTAGCTCCTTGACTCCTAGCCCCTCAGCGCACCACCGCCCTCGCCCACTATCATACAACCAATACAGCCAACACATTCCAGCCGGAGATGACGCAGACAAAG TCATGATGGTGAATGACGAACTGCTCCAGAGACTGACCAATGGGAAGGCCAACCTGAACAAGCCACTGGTCATCCCTCGCTCGTCGGACACCTTGGTCCCCCTGGACTACAACTCACCCCCCGAGGAGGTGGAGCAGTGGCTCAGGGGGAAGGGCTTCAGTGAGAC GACGGTGACATTACTGGGAAAGCTGACAGGAGCCTTGCTCTTCTCTCTGAACAAAGAGGACCTACGACAAGTCCTACCAGACGAGGGCGCCAGAGTGTACAGCCAGCTCACTGTGCAGAAagcactgttggag GACGCCCGGAAGGCCACTGAGCTGGAGGCAGTGATGGAAAAACAGAAGATGAAGATGGATCTGAAGCTGGAGAGTAGCACACTATAA